A window of the Acetonema longum DSM 6540 genome harbors these coding sequences:
- the pflA gene encoding pyruvate formate-lyase-activating protein, with the protein MRAYYHSVETFGTVDGPGIRYVLFLAGCSMGCTFCHNPDTWQTGDKQITVDEVLADMERYRPFYENSGGGLTVSGGEPLQQAAFVAALFAAVRQAGFSTVLDTSGCGTQQDWDAVLPVTDIVQFSLKAVNPATHRRLTRTDGAAIRKNFAYVASQPVRLVIRFVVIPGLTDTREEIEALGRLLQELPASVGVEFLPYHALGKEKWRRLGLPYVLEAVREADAADIERVKAYLSPWR; encoded by the coding sequence ATGCGCGCTTATTACCATTCGGTCGAGACATTTGGCACGGTGGATGGCCCGGGCATTCGCTATGTCCTGTTTTTAGCAGGCTGCTCCATGGGCTGCACGTTTTGCCATAACCCGGATACCTGGCAGACTGGCGATAAACAGATCACCGTCGACGAGGTCCTGGCCGATATGGAGCGCTACCGGCCGTTTTATGAGAATTCGGGCGGCGGGTTGACGGTATCGGGCGGCGAACCGCTGCAGCAGGCCGCCTTTGTCGCCGCCTTGTTCGCCGCCGTCCGGCAGGCCGGTTTCTCCACGGTGCTGGATACTTCCGGCTGTGGAACGCAGCAGGACTGGGACGCCGTGCTGCCGGTCACCGACATTGTCCAGTTTTCTTTAAAGGCTGTCAACCCGGCCACTCATCGGCGGCTGACCCGGACCGACGGCGCGGCGATCAGGAAAAATTTCGCCTATGTGGCGTCGCAGCCGGTGCGGCTGGTTATCCGGTTTGTGGTGATTCCCGGCCTGACCGATACCAGGGAGGAAATTGAGGCGCTGGGGCGCCTGCTGCAGGAACTGCCGGCATCGGTCGGCGTCGAATTCCTGCCTTATCACGCGCTGGGTAAGGAAAAATGGCGGCGGCTCGGCCTTCCTTATGTGTTGGAAGCCGTGAGAGAAGCTGATGCCGCCGATATCGAACGCGTGAAGGCGTATTTATCCCCCTGGCGCTGA